From one Vibrio palustris genomic stretch:
- a CDS encoding GNAT family N-acetyltransferase, with protein sequence MDIHQADKTHIEDASKLFDLYRQFYGQPSNINASTEFLSERFSKQDSKFFIAFDLDGEPVGFVQLYPSFSSVAMKTMWYLNDLFVIQNVRGKGVASELLNYVKIFAKNNDSVSLKLATTVDNLAAKALYEKHGYCKITAFDHYVLRIDTV encoded by the coding sequence ATGGATATTCATCAGGCCGATAAAACTCATATTGAAGACGCTTCAAAACTTTTTGATTTATATCGCCAGTTTTATGGTCAACCATCAAATATTAATGCTTCAACTGAATTCTTATCTGAACGTTTTTCGAAGCAAGATTCAAAGTTCTTTATTGCATTCGATCTAGATGGCGAACCTGTAGGTTTTGTTCAACTATATCCATCATTTTCATCTGTTGCTATGAAAACAATGTGGTATTTGAATGATCTATTCGTTATACAGAACGTTCGAGGTAAAGGCGTCGCTAGTGAATTGCTAAATTATGTAAAAATATTTGCTAAGAACAATGACAGTGTCTCTCTAAAATTAGCGACGACGGTAGATAACTTAGCAGCAAAAGCGCTCTACGAAAAACACGGCTATTGTAAGATAACGGCATTTGATCATTATGTTCTTCGTATAGATACGGTGTAA
- a CDS encoding GNAT family N-acetyltransferase yields MYAIEKAALDDIEALLDIQISAFSPDRTICGSGPPGYDDYDHQAKALEKYCYYVIRHESEVVGGFYFLQVHKIINLYRLFIAPACQGLGIGTSALDFLKHEASYGTVIELETPTFSVTAHRFYEKNGFQRTAVIEYGASQAYRYCYKHRAI; encoded by the coding sequence ATGTATGCAATTGAAAAAGCGGCTTTAGATGATATTGAGGCCCTTCTGGATATCCAAATATCGGCCTTCTCACCCGATCGAACAATATGCGGCTCTGGCCCTCCCGGTTACGATGATTATGATCATCAAGCGAAAGCCTTGGAAAAGTATTGTTATTACGTGATCAGGCATGAAAGCGAAGTTGTTGGTGGTTTTTATTTTTTACAAGTGCATAAAATCATTAACCTTTATAGGCTGTTTATTGCTCCTGCTTGTCAAGGCTTAGGCATCGGCACATCGGCCCTCGATTTTCTTAAACACGAAGCGTCTTATGGAACAGTTATCGAGCTTGAAACGCCAACGTTTAGTGTTACTGCGCATCGTTTTTACGAGAAAAATGGCTTTCAAAGAACGGCTGTTATCGAGTATGGCGCCAGTCAGGCGTATCGTTATTGCTATAAACACCGCGCTATTTGA
- a CDS encoding transposase gives MPKSRSQQISLVDTPYYHCVSRCVRRAFLCGDDAVTGQNYEHRRGWVEKRLLFLTQVFAIQVCAYSVMSNHTHVVLFIDEEAAKHWSTMDIVTRWHQLHKGTLITQQYVQNGAVPEHLQPLLDATIETYRQRLIDISWFMRELNESIARQANQEDNCTGRFWEGRFKSQALLDEAALIACMAYVDLNPIRAKIDHTPETSHYTSIKQRIAAALHPEQPHNLLPFIGNPRQHQPKGLPFQLADYIELVDLTGRILRDDKRGHIDVSLTPILQRLNIPSDNWLIITSEFEQHTHIAVGKENNLTRYYQHCDYQRRPKITQTQKLLA, from the coding sequence ATGCCTAAATCAAGAAGCCAACAAATCAGCTTAGTCGATACACCCTACTATCACTGCGTGTCTCGCTGTGTGCGCCGCGCTTTCTTATGCGGTGATGATGCTGTTACCGGGCAAAACTACGAACACCGGCGCGGCTGGGTTGAGAAACGATTACTGTTTTTAACCCAAGTCTTCGCTATCCAAGTGTGTGCCTATTCGGTGATGAGTAATCATACTCATGTGGTGCTTTTTATTGATGAAGAGGCGGCCAAACATTGGTCAACGATGGACATTGTCACTCGTTGGCATCAATTGCATAAAGGCACGCTCATCACTCAACAATATGTACAAAATGGCGCGGTGCCCGAGCATTTACAGCCTTTATTGGACGCCACCATTGAAACCTATCGCCAACGGTTAATCGACATCAGTTGGTTTATGAGAGAGCTGAACGAATCCATTGCAAGACAAGCCAACCAAGAAGATAACTGCACGGGTCGATTTTGGGAAGGGCGATTTAAATCTCAGGCCTTGCTCGATGAAGCCGCACTCATTGCCTGCATGGCGTATGTCGACCTAAATCCAATTCGAGCCAAGATAGACCACACTCCGGAAACCTCGCATTATACCAGCATTAAGCAGCGTATCGCCGCCGCATTACATCCGGAGCAACCTCACAATCTTTTGCCATTTATTGGCAATCCCAGGCAACATCAGCCGAAGGGGCTCCCCTTCCAGCTTGCTGATTACATCGAATTGGTTGATTTAACGGGGCGAATACTTCGTGATGATAAACGCGGTCACATTGATGTTTCACTGACGCCAATCCTGCAAAGGCTCAATATTCCATCCGACAATTGGCTCATCATTACGAGTGAATTTGAGCAGCACACGCATATAGCGGTGGGCAAAGAAAACAACCTAACACGCTACTATCAACACTGTGATTACCAACGCCGACCGAAAATCACTCAAACCCAAAAGCTACTGGCTTAG
- a CDS encoding SDR family NAD(P)-dependent oxidoreductase: MKIALVTGGSKGIGLYSVLRFVKQGYKVITCSRSKNIWLEATQKYPELKSVDYQAVDIADEQQLDGLFTHIEAQYGKLDIAVNNASPTLSSRGYLPQVDVSFLKETLHVDFLCQALCLRSELKLMEAGASIVNVSSINGIRPTPNASMFSAAKHALEGLTQSVALESIQSGIRINAVAPGVTWTPRWEEKQLENSTIRADVSDLVPLNRFGEIDEIVNAIEFLLSDKASYIVGHTLVVDGGLSLA, from the coding sequence TTGAAAATTGCATTAGTCACTGGTGGCTCAAAAGGTATTGGTTTGTATTCGGTTCTTCGGTTCGTGAAGCAGGGATATAAAGTTATTACTTGCTCGCGTTCGAAGAATATTTGGCTTGAAGCAACGCAAAAATATCCAGAATTAAAATCTGTTGATTACCAGGCGGTTGATATTGCGGATGAGCAGCAATTAGACGGTTTATTTACTCACATTGAAGCTCAATATGGAAAATTGGATATAGCAGTAAATAATGCTTCTCCGACTCTTTCCTCTAGAGGCTACCTACCTCAAGTCGATGTTTCATTTCTCAAAGAAACACTTCATGTGGATTTTTTGTGCCAAGCCTTGTGTTTGAGATCTGAACTAAAACTAATGGAAGCAGGGGCATCCATAGTAAATGTAAGCTCCATCAATGGTATTAGACCAACACCCAATGCATCAATGTTTAGTGCTGCTAAACACGCGCTTGAGGGGTTGACGCAATCCGTTGCCCTAGAAAGTATCCAATCAGGAATTCGAATCAATGCGGTTGCTCCCGGTGTAACGTGGACTCCCCGATGGGAAGAAAAACAACTTGAAAACTCCACTATCCGTGCGGATGTTTCTGATTTAGTACCGCTTAATCGTTTTGGGGAAATCGATGAAATCGTTAATGCAATTGAGTTTTTATTATCCGATAAAGCCAGTTATATTGTCGGTCACACGTTGGTCGTTGATGGTGGGCTATCGTTGGCATGA